The proteins below come from a single Micromonospora citrea genomic window:
- a CDS encoding universal stress protein, with product MGDNEILVGYDGSADASVALEWALEEAGRSGRPVRLAYVFEWLTVASWVGPGVAPGIWPDETARRQVEELVSKAAADASAAHPELTVTGEVFDGPPALVLQERSAQAALLVMGTRGHGGFGGLLVGSTAVAVTAHAHCPVVVVRGEAAAGGRAGHVAVGVDGSECSLLALGFAFEQAAARRVPLHVVRAWHPPAGQRPPSGPEAREATAADRAELDEPIARWSRTFPDVAVTVEVAQGSPASLLVDASRNAALVVVGSRGRGGLTGMLLGSVSQQLIQHAHCPVAVVRER from the coding sequence ATGGGCGACAACGAGATCCTGGTCGGCTACGACGGCTCCGCGGACGCCTCGGTCGCCCTCGAGTGGGCGTTGGAGGAGGCCGGCCGCAGCGGCCGGCCGGTCCGGCTGGCGTACGTCTTCGAGTGGTTGACCGTGGCGAGCTGGGTCGGGCCGGGCGTCGCGCCGGGCATCTGGCCGGACGAGACGGCCCGCCGCCAGGTCGAGGAGCTGGTGAGCAAGGCGGCGGCCGACGCCTCCGCCGCGCACCCGGAGCTGACCGTCACCGGCGAGGTGTTCGACGGGCCGCCCGCGCTGGTGCTCCAGGAGCGCTCGGCGCAGGCCGCCCTGCTGGTGATGGGCACCCGCGGGCACGGCGGCTTCGGCGGACTGCTCGTCGGCTCCACCGCGGTCGCGGTGACCGCCCACGCGCACTGCCCGGTCGTGGTGGTCCGCGGCGAGGCCGCCGCCGGGGGGCGGGCCGGTCACGTCGCGGTCGGCGTGGACGGCTCCGAATGCTCGCTGCTGGCGCTCGGCTTCGCCTTCGAGCAGGCCGCGGCCCGGCGGGTGCCGCTGCACGTGGTGCGCGCCTGGCACCCGCCCGCCGGCCAGCGTCCGCCGTCGGGGCCCGAGGCGCGGGAGGCCACGGCGGCCGACCGGGCCGAGCTGGACGAGCCGATCGCCCGCTGGAGCCGGACGTTCCCCGACGTGGCGGTCACCGTCGAGGTGGCCCAGGGCAGCCCGGCGTCGCTGCTGGTCGACGCCAGCCGCAACGCGGCCCTGGTCGTGGTCGGCAGCCGGGGCCGGGGCGGCCTGACGGGGATGCTGCTCGGCTCGGTCAGCCAGCAGCTCATCCAGCACGCCCACTGCCCGGTCGCGGTGGTCCGGGAACGGTGA